The Paenibacillus sp. MBLB1832 genome has a window encoding:
- a CDS encoding polysaccharide deacetylase family protein: MVGLFNQYGVKGTFHLNSGALGRENVVTREEVKSLYNGHEVSVHTVGHPHLAQVPRERLIAEIMEDRKELERLVGYPIRGMSYPFGTHTSEVADTLAELGMVYARTTASHSSYHLPERFLTWHPTTHHNNSLLERAEYFLKLPYWQGIGLFYVWGHSYEFDHDKNWGMMESICEKLATDSEIWFATNIEIYNYLQSIRQLQFTSDYTIVHNPCAQPVWINVNGDTVKIEGGTTQKLA, from the coding sequence TTGGTTGGCCTATTTAATCAATATGGGGTAAAAGGGACGTTTCATTTAAACTCAGGAGCTTTGGGGCGAGAGAATGTTGTTACGAGAGAAGAAGTGAAGTCACTTTATAATGGTCATGAGGTATCGGTTCATACCGTAGGCCACCCTCATCTGGCACAGGTGCCCCGCGAGAGACTGATTGCGGAGATCATGGAGGACCGCAAGGAATTAGAGAGGCTAGTAGGCTATCCCATACGAGGCATGTCCTATCCATTTGGGACACATACCAGCGAGGTGGCGGACACTCTCGCAGAGCTTGGTATGGTCTATGCGCGTACCACAGCATCGCATTCCTCCTACCACCTGCCAGAACGATTCCTGACCTGGCATCCCACTACTCACCATAATAACAGCTTACTGGAACGCGCGGAGTACTTCCTGAAGCTGCCGTATTGGCAGGGCATCGGGTTATTTTATGTTTGGGGACACAGCTATGAGTTTGACCATGACAAGAACTGGGGAATGATGGAGTCAATCTGTGAAAAGCTCGCTACAGACAGCGAGATCTGGTTCGCCACCAATATCGAGATTTATAATTATCTTCAATCGATTCGTCAGCTGCAATTTACTTCGGATTATACTATTGTTCACAACCCTTGCGCCCAGCCAGTTTGGATTAACGTGAATGGGGATACAGTTAAAATTGAAGGCGGTACTACACAGAAGCTAGCTTAG
- a CDS encoding PA14 domain-containing protein, protein MKKRWWLMLIIGVISFAQAGAASAESWTPVPLVNQTIIDAGYTGGEGGQWLAGIAIAESEPSFLMAGTDVGGLFRSVDGGLNWQPANNGYDATGNSGIVIDPRNANRAIAVGANGGAHAWNGLYLTIDKGLTWNGVSLQNISSHHDFRDAQIAYDPSSYDGAAGYTKTVYWSRIGGESADKNATDHPALYKSLDGGASWAEIPNTSAYGSSRIKVSPTGGIVYAANSTGFYRSLDGGSHFTPIETTAVKSLDVIPSEPNSVWITKSDGVYKSIDQGQHFTKMVTSSTGPFQNNGPYNLKVSPANPSYMLLSQDTGVWYNQQRYYSKDGGLTWTKPTFDNSLAFLKYGDKNGIFAWHPTDANTVYSFGGDWVTKSTDGGSTFRWSGNGDNGVMIGGLFNWNVFDSNLLLLGFQDYNAAVTTDRAATWKYLNMSGFGSYGYVYGAYAATSQILYGGNAAGWTDPRFLKITRNGGTDYTDTGIELRGQQVSLGDPTDSNVLFAYEYRSTDQGLTWKPMSNVRGVLTYSPVGAKELYGSNGSSVVRSFDKGATWGTVVTMPNQGSVGDVAFDHARNRVWIAASNAKLYLYDVAAETLTEKTSSLPLDQFGNRVIWSVAVDPGNTNIVYAAGAANIYNSDAAVFRSTDGGTTWTTLTRSTRNNNPQFGMDGGRSAAVVRVNPASHEAYFGSICFGMWKIGAPANVPVPAQGPFASPTPTYSTLYAEDFNNGTASGWTLTNAAVSGKVLSVANFPASAQGIYDGAVYSGTYTYSVGIKPSGTAAGNTTRVIFNYSDSSNYYALELGGGASNTVKLLKVVGGIASTIATYPSSYAVSGKYTTINVTYELGGYISVVAVKGSASQVLFNRVQDTSLSSGKIGVGSAYNAVSFDSVFVTSPTGTITRDYWTVISGGAAYSVPVSTPPAGTEMLTKLEGPVNWADNYGDRIRGYLHPAVSGSYTFSVAGDDSADLYLSTSSNPANKLKIAYTNAWTGVREWTKYATQTSSPVNLVAGQSYYIEVVHKENTVGDHVAVGWSGPGLAATTVIDGQYLSPY, encoded by the coding sequence ATGAAAAAACGATGGTGGTTAATGCTCATAATTGGGGTGATTTCATTTGCCCAGGCAGGTGCGGCTTCTGCGGAGTCATGGACCCCGGTGCCGCTGGTGAATCAGACGATTATAGATGCGGGGTACACGGGAGGCGAAGGTGGCCAGTGGCTGGCAGGTATCGCGATTGCTGAAAGCGAGCCTTCCTTTCTAATGGCGGGCACAGATGTTGGCGGATTATTTCGCAGCGTAGACGGAGGCTTGAATTGGCAGCCTGCCAATAATGGGTACGATGCTACGGGGAACTCCGGTATTGTAATCGATCCTAGGAATGCGAACCGCGCGATAGCTGTAGGAGCGAATGGTGGGGCACATGCCTGGAATGGTCTTTATCTAACAATCGATAAGGGTCTTACTTGGAACGGCGTAAGCTTACAAAACATTTCCAGTCATCACGATTTTCGCGATGCACAAATTGCCTATGATCCCAGCTCTTATGATGGGGCAGCAGGCTATACCAAAACGGTGTATTGGTCCAGGATTGGTGGCGAATCGGCCGATAAGAACGCAACGGATCATCCCGCCCTTTACAAAAGTCTTGATGGCGGAGCATCGTGGGCCGAAATTCCGAATACATCCGCATATGGCAGCTCCCGCATTAAGGTGAGTCCCACGGGTGGCATTGTCTATGCGGCCAACAGCACCGGTTTCTACAGAAGCTTAGATGGCGGGAGCCATTTTACACCCATAGAAACAACCGCTGTGAAATCCTTGGACGTTATTCCTTCTGAGCCGAACTCAGTTTGGATCACGAAAAGTGATGGCGTCTACAAATCGATCGACCAGGGTCAGCATTTTACCAAAATGGTTACGAGCAGTACGGGTCCGTTTCAAAATAATGGGCCTTACAATCTGAAGGTAAGTCCGGCTAATCCTAGCTATATGCTGCTCTCTCAGGATACGGGTGTCTGGTACAACCAGCAGCGTTATTACAGCAAGGATGGCGGATTGACCTGGACGAAGCCAACCTTCGATAACAGCCTGGCTTTTCTGAAATACGGTGATAAGAACGGGATCTTTGCGTGGCATCCAACCGATGCGAATACGGTCTATTCGTTCGGCGGCGACTGGGTGACGAAAAGCACGGATGGGGGAAGTACCTTCCGCTGGTCTGGAAACGGTGACAACGGTGTGATGATAGGCGGCCTGTTCAACTGGAACGTATTCGATTCAAATCTATTGCTGCTTGGCTTTCAGGATTACAATGCAGCGGTAACGACGGACCGTGCAGCTACGTGGAAATACCTAAATATGAGCGGCTTCGGCAGCTATGGATATGTATATGGTGCTTATGCAGCTACTTCTCAAATCCTGTATGGCGGAAATGCTGCGGGTTGGACCGATCCACGATTTTTGAAGATTACACGAAATGGCGGAACCGATTATACGGATACGGGTATCGAGCTCAGAGGACAGCAAGTTTCCCTGGGGGACCCGACAGACAGCAATGTGTTATTTGCTTATGAATACCGGAGTACGGATCAGGGACTAACGTGGAAGCCGATGTCTAACGTCCGTGGTGTACTGACTTACAGCCCTGTTGGGGCAAAGGAGCTTTACGGCTCCAATGGCAGCAGCGTGGTTCGCTCCTTCGACAAAGGTGCAACCTGGGGGACAGTTGTCACAATGCCAAATCAGGGCAGCGTCGGGGATGTCGCCTTTGATCATGCTCGTAACAGAGTGTGGATCGCAGCTTCCAACGCGAAGTTGTATCTCTATGATGTGGCTGCAGAAACCTTAACGGAGAAAACCTCGAGTCTGCCGCTGGATCAATTCGGTAATCGCGTCATTTGGTCTGTGGCGGTTGACCCTGGGAATACCAACATTGTGTATGCAGCAGGTGCAGCGAATATTTATAATTCGGATGCTGCCGTGTTCCGTTCGACAGATGGAGGCACAACGTGGACCACCTTAACGCGCAGCACGAGAAACAACAACCCGCAATTCGGCATGGATGGCGGGCGCTCTGCTGCAGTGGTGCGGGTTAACCCGGCAAGCCATGAAGCGTATTTTGGAAGCATCTGCTTTGGCATGTGGAAGATCGGAGCCCCGGCCAACGTGCCTGTTCCGGCTCAAGGGCCCTTCGCTTCCCCGACACCGACTTATTCGACGCTGTACGCGGAGGATTTTAACAATGGCACAGCGTCCGGCTGGACACTCACGAATGCCGCTGTCAGCGGCAAAGTATTGAGCGTGGCGAATTTCCCTGCATCGGCTCAAGGTATTTATGACGGGGCTGTGTACAGCGGGACGTACACCTACTCCGTTGGCATCAAGCCGTCTGGCACGGCGGCGGGTAACACAACACGGGTGATTTTCAATTACTCGGACAGCAGCAACTATTATGCGTTGGAGCTTGGCGGAGGCGCAAGCAACACCGTTAAACTGTTGAAGGTGGTGGGAGGAATTGCTTCAACAATTGCCACCTATCCATCCAGCTATGCGGTTAGCGGTAAGTACACCACGATCAATGTGACTTATGAGCTGGGAGGATACATCTCGGTAGTAGCTGTGAAAGGGAGCGCTTCCCAGGTATTATTTAACCGGGTTCAAGACACCTCGCTAAGCTCCGGTAAAATCGGAGTCGGCAGCGCCTACAATGCGGTGTCTTTCGATTCAGTCTTTGTGACGTCTCCTACAGGAACGATTACACGGGACTATTGGACGGTGATATCCGGAGGGGCAGCTTATTCCGTCCCTGTAAGTACGCCTCCTGCGGGAACGGAAATGCTGACGAAGCTCGAAGGGCCCGTGAACTGGGCGGATAACTACGGTGACCGGATTCGCGGATACCTTCATCCTGCGGTTTCGGGGTCGTATACCTTCAGCGTGGCGGGGGATGATTCCGCTGATTTGTATCTGAGCACGAGCAGCAATCCTGCGAATAAGCTGAAAATTGCGTATACCAACGCATGGACCGGCGTGAGGGAATGGACGAAGTATGCTACGCAAACCTCATCACCCGTTAATCTGGTTGCGGGCCAATCGTATTATATTGAAGTTGTACACAAGGAAAATACGGTCGGCGATCATGTAGCAGTTGGCTGGAGCGGACCGGGGTTGGCTGCGACAACGGTCATTGATGGACAGTATCTTTCCCCGTACTAA
- a CDS encoding alginate lyase family protein, whose translation MSLNEILAVPLSVQQLFEQATQRWKLQMEQRMGGLQAKADYLWKEHPGYAEQLVDQANDTLNGRLVLSGTMKKRFFVGNPPLWHENPVGDPQYEAELNRKYHWKHLIYGYSLTGKSVFLDKILQEWQDWVEQCPREEILLEDCSRLYERYDGVGPWSVLNCGIRMFEVYPLCLHALLDADSLSPQFVAMLYHSAYEQGQFLSSVSPLLWPSGDHNHLLMEMLGLLTLCTLFPELKDAEAWKELACLQLERCAEKQITEDGGHIEGCPGYHNGSMHWFSLAYKTSQEAGRPLSSSYEQQILQALDYSIHSSRPTGTNVPWGDSDAVPSPVRAAVFGYAAFGHTDLLHRLRRFMNQQEISEASLPYLWQIRGLETLFSSLKEMQATDQGDLPLMNWQRELSQVMMRSNWSREGLSLFFACRTPVQNGHAHIDPGGFDFTAYGKPLIVDPGRYCYREGEDRRKFKSAAWHNTLTINHQEPFEYVSNWEFTPQKPGRVTWVWQEATFLAAEALHANYEPVIHKRLLILMEGRFVIVLDELNHIEPDSSVQMYYHLNAQQTYWDAFRRCAITLDEGTAVHIYPSQGLQASFLSGQISDVIDKLRPSTRVKLESDRVDGKGTCRYGTLIVPLRAGEQPPQVSWVTLGAGQMGDEVVFYVGEELYLFRWNKEGLKRV comes from the coding sequence TTGTCTTTAAACGAAATATTAGCAGTCCCGTTATCGGTTCAACAACTGTTCGAACAAGCAACGCAGCGCTGGAAGCTTCAGATGGAGCAGCGAATGGGAGGACTCCAAGCGAAGGCTGACTATCTCTGGAAGGAACACCCAGGCTATGCAGAGCAGTTAGTCGATCAAGCCAACGATACATTAAACGGAAGGCTAGTGTTATCTGGTACGATGAAAAAGCGTTTCTTCGTGGGCAATCCGCCACTCTGGCATGAGAACCCCGTAGGTGACCCCCAGTACGAAGCTGAGCTCAATCGCAAATACCATTGGAAGCACCTCATCTATGGCTATTCGTTGACAGGCAAGTCGGTTTTCTTGGATAAAATTCTTCAAGAGTGGCAGGATTGGGTGGAGCAATGTCCTAGGGAGGAGATTCTCCTAGAAGATTGTTCCAGACTCTATGAGCGGTATGACGGCGTAGGACCTTGGAGTGTCTTGAACTGTGGAATCCGCATGTTTGAGGTGTACCCTTTATGCTTGCACGCGCTTCTTGACGCCGACAGCTTGTCCCCTCAGTTCGTTGCTATGCTGTACCATTCTGCTTATGAGCAAGGGCAATTTCTGTCCTCTGTTAGTCCTCTTCTATGGCCAAGTGGAGATCATAACCATCTGTTGATGGAAATGCTTGGTCTGCTGACGCTCTGTACGCTTTTTCCGGAGTTGAAGGATGCAGAGGCCTGGAAGGAGCTGGCATGCCTGCAATTAGAGCGCTGTGCCGAGAAACAGATCACTGAGGATGGGGGACACATCGAGGGATGTCCAGGCTATCACAATGGCTCCATGCACTGGTTCTCACTTGCTTATAAGACCTCGCAGGAAGCAGGCAGGCCACTGTCTTCATCCTATGAGCAGCAAATCCTGCAAGCGCTGGACTACTCGATACATAGCAGCAGGCCGACCGGTACGAATGTTCCGTGGGGTGATTCCGATGCGGTGCCTTCCCCTGTCCGCGCAGCGGTATTTGGATATGCTGCTTTCGGTCATACAGACCTCTTACACCGTCTCCGTAGATTTATGAATCAACAAGAGATTTCAGAAGCGTCCCTGCCGTACTTGTGGCAAATTCGGGGACTGGAAACATTATTCTCATCATTAAAGGAGATGCAAGCTACCGATCAGGGAGATCTTCCGTTGATGAATTGGCAACGGGAGCTAAGTCAAGTGATGATGCGTTCGAATTGGAGTCGCGAGGGGCTGAGTCTCTTTTTCGCTTGCCGAACCCCCGTTCAGAACGGGCATGCTCACATCGATCCGGGAGGCTTCGACTTCACTGCCTACGGCAAGCCGCTGATCGTCGATCCGGGCCGGTATTGCTACAGGGAAGGCGAAGACCGAAGGAAATTCAAATCAGCAGCTTGGCATAACACGCTTACGATTAATCATCAGGAACCGTTCGAGTATGTGTCGAACTGGGAGTTTACCCCCCAGAAGCCCGGACGAGTGACATGGGTGTGGCAAGAAGCTACCTTTCTAGCGGCTGAAGCCTTACATGCTAACTATGAGCCAGTGATTCATAAGCGGCTACTTATACTGATGGAAGGCCGATTTGTCATTGTGCTCGATGAACTAAACCATATTGAACCGGACAGCTCCGTACAGATGTATTACCACCTAAATGCTCAGCAAACCTATTGGGACGCATTCCGTCGTTGTGCGATTACGCTTGATGAAGGGACTGCTGTGCACATCTATCCTTCTCAGGGCTTGCAAGCTAGCTTTCTATCTGGGCAAATCTCTGATGTCATCGACAAATTGCGGCCCTCAACGAGGGTCAAACTGGAATCCGATCGAGTGGACGGCAAGGGGACATGCAGATATGGCACTTTGATCGTGCCGCTCCGGGCAGGAGAGCAACCGCCACAGGTAAGTTGGGTTACTCTAGGGGCTGGGCAGATGGGTGATGAAGTTGTTTTTTATGTCGGTGAGGAATTATACCTTTTCAGATGGAATAAGGAAGGGCTAAAGAGAGTCTAG